CAATAGAAATTATTTCTTTTTGTATTCACATTTTATGCATGTTGCATCCTGCATTCAAAATCAGCTTTCAATATGATACGTTAATATTTTTCAGCAGATAATGTTCAATAGGGCACTCTGTTTACTAATTTTGGGTGTCCTGAAAAATTTTCTTAGAAGATGAGAGTTTTCTATTATGTCATATATCTGATTGCTTCTTTAATATTTTCCTTTTCATGTGTATTAAGTTGCATTAGAAGATCAATGTAAATTTACCGGCTTAGTGTTGTAAGATATGAGTAGTAAATGTGCCATGTACCGTGAATTTGGATTGTGGATTGTAAGCCATCAATATACATTTCGATTTTGGATcataaatttaatgtatttatgaattttgtctcttttaatttctatatttcGATATAGATATTgtgaatatttataaattttgtctcttttaatttctatatttaataattagtaaaaatctataattagaaaattaataacagtgaccgatttagcgaccaattttatttttttaggtcaGACATCAGCAACCGATTTTATTAGCTACTGATTTTTTCAGCAACCAATTTAGCGACAAAAAAAGTAGTCGTCCTTTAGTGACCGATTTTATTAGCGATCGATTTAGCGACCAATATCGTTTGGTATTAGTTTAGTAGCATTGGTTGAAAATTTGTTGCTAACAGTTGGCGACCGAAGTTGGtcgttatttttaaattagtgacTACTAGAATCACTCGATAAATCGGTCGCAAAgagtttagtgattgatttttaaaaaatatcggtTGCTAAATCGATCGCTATTCTAGTAATTTCTTATAGTAAATGAGATTTGAACTTAAAGTACCTGAATTAATTATAGTCTTTCCTATAATTCTACTAATTTCTTTATAAAATGTTTAGAGGAGGAGGGATAGCCCATTATATTGTATATGAGAAACTCTGCGCCTAGTGGAGAAGATTGCAGGTAGATAAAAgaaattatatcaaataaaaataaaatctcagTTTGCATTTTTTCTCTTCTGAATTAATACGAAATAACGTATTTTACTGGgactaaaaattatttaaatttttttggtaatttaaaagaaaacaaacaacaaaaaaagaaataaaaataaataagaaactgcttaagaaagACAGTTCTgctgaatactactctcaaatTTTTTCCAAGGCAATGAAAGCTCGCTCCACTTGAGGAGAAATGGTCTTCATTGCAATCTTTGCCATAATGTCTGCTACTGTttttgcatctctcaagatcaaccggAGATTagcacgccatttccaagacatgatatcttGGATTTTTAACATCAAAGGATCAATAAAACTAGAGCAATCCtataaattattgacaatagtaaagGCTTTCATACAGTCTGTCTCACATTTAATATCTCTTTTTCTCGAGTCCCATACTAAAAGAAAGCCTTTCCAAATAGCAAATAACTCTTCTTGTAAAAGGCTACGACTCTCGATTGTTCGCAGACAGCCTTgttgccaccttcccttccaatctctgctaacacaagcaaaaccaactcgagcaccattgccaggatagctagcatcacaattaatcttaaaggtacccatTGAGGGGagaatccaagagccactaatgaTGGAGGGGATAGACAatcgttgcaactcaaaaatattccGGAGATCCTTTTCCAAGGACAAAGCCACACCAGTCATCTCGTCCGTGGTTCAATgctcgtgaggatgaaagatctcgttattCCTCGAATaccaaatccaccagagaccaAAAAAGAATCTAAAGGGGTGCTGTTTACTATTATGTACGAACCAACTCATCAATTCCACTGATTGACCGGAGATCCTTAAAACTTGCCAAATTAGCTGGACTTTTGGACAATCCAATTGCAATGTAAAACTGATTCCTGACATGAGAAATATCGTGGACAACTATCTGTGTGCGAAATGCCCTTCCTAAAACGAAATacagcagtaggaagagcctcctgaAGACATAGGCAggccaaaaatttgtgcttttccAAAACATGTTGATGCCAAAGCCAAAGCTAATTACTCCTATCCTCCTaactaaacatcttcttactgagcCACAAATAACCACTACGAGTATCATAAACCTTTGAAGCCGCATCAATCCAACACCAACCGACCTCTGAACCAACTTGAACATCCGAGTTGTAAGAGTTAATGTTGCTCTGCAGAGACTAATTCAGAGAagaatagatattctcaaggttccactgTCCAGATGACTAAAGGTCTAAGATCCTAAGATCCGAATCAGAAAtatgaacataatccatctcatgaCACAGTCgcccttctcttcttcatttagaAAATCAAAAGTTCTGTTCTAAATACCCAATGTACCAAATAAAACCTTCCTTCAGGATATCCCAAACTCGACATATACTCTTTCAAACATAAGATTCTCTTCCTCGAGAACGACTGAaacaatcatccttagaagaatggTATTTCTCCGTCAACAGTTGATCTCATACCTTGTCAGGATGGTGAAAAAGTTTTCAAACTAGCTTTTTAAGAAGAGCAATATTAGCACAAAAAGGATACCTAATTCTCAAACTCCCAAACTTTTTAGAGGTGACCAACATCTTACAGTTAACTAGATTCAGGCCTCTACCATCAGCTTGACCCTTCTATAAAAAGTTTCGCATAATGAattctatcttattagttacCCCTTTAGGGAAGCGAGATACTTGCATGCGGTAAGTAGAAATCGCAGTCACTACCGAATTGTGCAAACAGAATCTACCTGCCttattaaaatgtttaaaatgtTTTAAATGGTTTAATGTATGGGGAAATgtagataaatatattttataaagtaATTCATCGGTTCTTCCTTGAAGAAATGGATTCAGTATCTAATATCTTAGTTAAATAAGGAAGGTGCGTGGTTGACAATATTGTACATATAGTAGGTAGCTTGTTTTCTATATAAGGTCCTACATGGCTGAATGTTTCTCCCCATCATTCGAAATCATCATCCTCTAGTAGTGTTTCTTTAGTTTCTCTAAAAGATGGCACTTACTGGTAAGCTTAGCGTTGAAACCGTGATCCGTTCACCTGCTGCAAAGTTCTTCAACCTCATGGCAAGGCAACTCCACCATGTTCAAAATGTTTGTGACAGAATCCATGCGGCCAAACTCCATGTCGGTAATGACTGGCATAGTGTTGGTGGTTCAGTTAAACACTGGACTTATATCATTGGTAAATCTTAAGCTTCTATAATTCATTTTAGTCTTTActtaactttaattttcgaaactaCTCAATAATGGAAGTAATTGTTACAATTAAACTTTGCCTCTATTAATCAGCACTCGCATAGTCAAGTTCAACAAATTTATGTACTATTTCTTTTTGAGaaataattcattaattttcttatttgatataaatttaaaattttaaaactaattaaccaagtttcaaacattttttcagatcttttaataaattagttCTAGGTGTTATTAATTAAAACACATAttaatgttattaattaaaagaaatatataaaaaatataaaatttaattttttaatgtatttgttgTTTATTTATTGAAgtcaaatttttattaatttttaataatgatgATATTAAAAAAGTGAATGTAAaacattttataaatataaaaaatgtgtTTAAACaacttaattttaaattatttttcgttcttgtatatatatatatatatatatatatatatatatatatatatatatatatatatatatatatatatatatatatatattctcatttCCTTTCATCCTCTTTAATTTCTTCTGTTCGTTGATGTTGATAACAGATGGTAAGGTGGTTACATGTAATGAGACGATTGACATCATTGATGAGCAGAAATATTTGGTGATATACAACCTCTTTGATGGAGATATCAGTAAAAACTATAAGGTTTTTAAGCTAGGTTTTCAAGTGAGTGACAATAGTAATAATAGCGGCGCTTCAATTACCTGGAGTGTTGAATATGAGAAGATCAACAATGATGTTGAAGCTCCATATAGCTACATGGAGTATCTTGACAAGTGCACTAAAGAAATGGATGCTTATCTTCTCAAGGCATAAGGGTGATTATCAAGTTAATTGCATGTTATGAACTAAATAATCCGTGTGAAGAATAAGGAAGTTTCCAATAATGTTTGTTCAATTGCCCTTCGTTTGAATGTGTTTTTAAGGTGGAAACTCAAGTGTAGTTAAATTTATGTGAAGTTAATAAATGAAAgccgttaaataaaaatttaattaaattaatttatcaacttcatgtgaaattGACTGCAACTGAATTTTCACTATGTTTTAAACTTGAATATGTGTATGTCATCGATCGTGGATGATTCTCGTTGATTGCGTTATGTGTTAtgtgtaataaaaataattggaTATTTATTTGTTGTCGCAagcttttaaattaaattatattataaatagtTTTACCTAGCTAATATTTGCTCAATAATCGGTAAACAATTAGGATATAAAATTAAGGGATTAATTAGTTcgtgaaaatattttttactttataGTTTGTTGAAAcatgttttgttttcaaatagaaaaaatagtgaaaatatgcttgttttagtcatttttaaaaaaatttcaattttaaaactagaaataacataattatatttttaataaaattataaaatttatgaatATATTTTAGTTTCATAATTTAGTTAATCTGCTACAAATAATTGTATTATGTTATTAGTTTGATTGCATGAATTCAAATCAAAGCAAATGATTTAAGAAAAATTGTCattaaaaattgttatttatATTCAGTGATATTGGGAtgtagacaaataaaaaaatttaaaattttgcaatAGAAAAAAGATAATTTAAACTAGAACAAAATTACTACTAATCACCAAAAgaataaacaaacaaatataatATAGTTAGTTcatttcttgtttaattttttctgaattaaaagattttattttaaattatttagattGCAAGAATTTATTCctttcataaattttattttaaaataaagaggtaacaataaaaaataataacaaattaaaaaaaaaaaactcaaaatgaAAGTGGATGGAATTGAACTCTCATCAATTACACGCACCTTGTTTAAAACCCACTAAATAAAGTATCGCATTCTGGGGGAAAAAACGTTAGTTCTTTGTGGTATAATGCAAATACTGTTCTTTCAAcccaaaatgttttcaaaaaatttaaacttaaatatctaaaattaaaacacaaaaacattgttttcaatttcatgtgacttttcgaaaatattttttacatactttcaagtttcttttttctttttactgaaAATGAGCAAATTAATCATACtctaaacttttttctttttcaaaattgaaatattttattaagctgatttttaaaatataattttttaaaatctgtAGCACTAGTATTTGTTTATATGAAACTAAAAATGATTTTTCATTAGTATAAACAACGACAATTATATTtgttaaaatagtttttaaatttaaaaagaccataatatataactataaataaaaatataaatttggatatttattaaattttttaatttaataaatatacgTTAATTTTGGAAATTAAAGCATGCCCTTAAGTACTTCCTAAATCACTACTCTTAACTTTCAAAAACAATAATTAAACTGCACGtataaccattaattataaaaagTATGAAATGATTTCTCAAACAAGAAGTGCAGGCATGACATATATTTTACATTACAGTACtattagaaagacaaaaaaataaataaaatttaaatttactttaattagtatttattaattctaataacaattaataaatgctagaattaatgaatattcaataaaataaattttgactgttttttacttttttttataccAAATATTTTGGTTTACTTCAATTCAAAAAATGTGTAATTATTAATAAACAATTACGGTGTtcaaatgaaaaacagaaaaaacaaaTCACACAAAATCGTCAATCACATCCCAAAACCATTTCAAAATTAACCAACCAGTGAATATACAATGATGAAGTTTGAGCAAGAATGAGAAATTGAGAGAAAATGATGAAGGTGAAAACTGAGTTTGTGTATTGAATTGATTATGACAGTAAAACCAAAACAGAATTATAACTAACCTGCTATACAAGCTAACTCACATCTCTACATAACTAACTCTGTTAACtaactttctttattttcttttatagcaGTGTTATCTCTATCATACAATATATAAGGGcaaatcactcatataaaccatAGGCATGAAAAAATTATGCAAATCACCCAAATCAAAATATATTGACTCATTTTATTAACTGAGTATGCAATATCTGGTCTAGTAATGTTTGCATATTACTACCCTCCAATGATGGAAGTTGGGTCCTTAAAAGCAGTACTAACTTTTCAGATGTTAATTTGATAGAACTAATCATTGAAGTAATCACTCTTTTAGAAGTTTGCAATCTTGCCTTGACTAACAACTCACCAATACATTTAGATTGATTTaaagaaataagagaaaaagaGTGATGAACAACTTTAATTCTAAGAAAGTAGTTTAAGTCACCTAGCCCTTttaacataaaagtaaaattcatGAACATATCATCATTTTTGATACTCTTAGCAATATCATTATCAACGTTACCGGTCATTAACATGTCATCAATATAGATGAGAATATAAGTAATAAAGTTAGGTGTAGATTTGATAAAATGAGAGGAATCACTTCGAgtacaattaaaatcaaatttctatAAAGTTGCAGTGAGGCTTACCAAGCTCCACGAGATTACTTGAGGCCATATATAgccttatttaatatataaaatgttGAATATTGATGGTTGTGTCATGTGAATAGTCTCTTGTAAGGTGCTATTTTAAAAAGCATTATGAaaattatattgttttatttttcacCCTTTTGAAAGAGCAACAGTAAGCATTACCCAAATGATGACATGCGAAAAAAAACTGGTCAAAATCAATGACATGTGCTTGATTGAATACTTTTGCTATGTACTTGTAACCCTTTTGATTAATTGCATAACCAAGAAAGATACAAGGATTGGAATGAAATTCCAACTTATAAGCATTATAAGGttacaaatgaaaaaaaaaaaaaaaacataaacatcCAAAAATTTTCCAAAAGGCATAATCTGAAATATGACGTTCtattaataagaaaaatagtTGTAGAGAAGACTTTGTCCCAAAAGGACAAAGAGAAAGTGGTCATTGTACTACTTAAACACATGAAACATTTGAGATCTGAGTGAGTAAATAAATACTAGTATGCCTAGAAAAAACACCTATAAACGGCACATAGTATGTATATCCATTTTGAGGGGTAACAGATGTAagaccccaaacatcaaaaactaCCAAAGCAAGAGGATAATCATAGTCATTAGATGATGCAGAATATGGTAAACGATGGGATTTGGCCATGCAACAAAATTGGCAAACAGAACTTGTATTGTTCTCTTTATTAACTAGAAAATTACACTTTCCAATGATCGATTTTACAATTGGCAAGGAAGGATTACCAAATCATTTATGATACACATCTAAAGAAACACAAGTGGCAACTAAAATTATAGGAGAATAGACAAAGATTCATGCTTTGGAATGTAAATTCATTTAAAACGATATAAGCCTCTGTCAGCCTTGTCTCAGAGAAGAATCGCAATAGTAGTCTGCAAACTAAAATAACAGTAAGAGGCAGGCAACATGGCCTAATTTACCACAAATATGACATTGTGGTTGATTTCCTGAGTAGGATGATTTTTCACCATGCATGTTCCTTCCACCACTTCCTCTTCTACCAAAAGGTGCACCTCTGCTGAAGCCAGCATACAACATTATTTCCTCTTCCAGGATTACCAAGCAATTATAAGTCTTGATTTCGAGGCTAATTAGATGTTGCATTGAAGAAATGAACCTGGATCATGGACTGTCAGGTTTCTTGAAGTGAACAATAATCTCTTCTTGAATCCTTAGAAGAGCTTATAAATCAAGTATAATGTAAGGAATGTCTTTGGCAGTGATATTCTTCACTCAAACTATCTAGAATGATATTTGTATactaatgcatgagcatcttaaaaaatttttattggtattttttatagaaaagttATTACCTTTGCTTGGTAATTATATGATTTTTAAGGCTATTCTATAAGTGCTttgattttcttagttttatGATTCTTGTAGGAAAATgttaggaaaagaaaaataaaagcacaaggaAGAACCATGACTTGAAGATGAGTGCAAAGAGAATTCGACAATTCGTGGATGCTGTCaaacctgacctcttcacactccaacgagcataacttaagctacagagatccaaatgatacgATTTCAATGTAATTACAAAGCCAACTTTTAGAATTTTCCAACAAAATATAATAGTTCCTGCTTTCTCTCTGGACTCACGGTGCTAAACACGAAACAGCGTCACACTCACCATTCCATGTGGAGTCCCAGCGCTAAACGCCAAGAAACCGGTGTTAAATGCCACTCGCGGCAAGGAGCCATGAATTTCCTCAAAACTAGTGCCAAACGCCACCCAAGTGGCACTAAATGCTAGCAATATGGCCTAGATCCCAATTTCACGCTATTATAAAAGAAGCAGCCCCGTTTCTTATAAAAAAACCACTCTCCCTTCCGTTCTCTCATGCGTTAGTTTAGGTTTTACATATTAGATTAGGATTTCAATTTTTCGCACTATGaggattttaattttctgtactataggcaactaaacctccattgttaaagtTAGGAGTTCTGTttactttgatggattaataattatATGTTCTTCTAttcttaattaatgtattgattattgtttaagaattggtTTCATTTTTTATCCTACGGATTAGTGAgtattggaaaataactctaatctaacttgaattctattgAATCTTGGAAAAGCTATACCATTAGAATTACAGCTTGAAACCACTTTCTCGCAAATTCTTAATTATATGAATTTAATgtggtacgtgacatataactgcatcattcttgggtttttagggtttatgtggcttataaattagaatttaaactTAACTCTCTAATATAATTGATTGATCAAGAAATTGACAGTTGGTTGGattagaggagattgaattgcctAGGAATAGAAATTCAATCACCTAGCATTTGCCATGAATTATTTCTTTGCATAATCAAGGCTAGTTGACTTTAAATGTTAATCCagaaatttaaatatctttaacaccttaactatttttatcatattattttcttaaccaattttagtttgcttttatttatttccctgttttcattttatttactATTGAAACCTTAAATTTTGAATGcctgactagaataatcaattgaccactgcttgcttaatccgttaatcctcgtaAGATTAACGCTCACTCACctgagtttattacttggtacgacccgatgcacttgcagGTAAGTTATGGTTTGAAAATCTGCACCAAGATTTTAGCACCATTgctggggattaattgtgattaacaactaccaGTTGATTGAATACCTATATTagacacttttttatttttattttttctgttttctcttcaaaaaaaatattcctttccattctctctcttttctttcctttttaccaCATCGTGTGTTTAATCCTGTTTGGTATTTTGTGCTAAGAAATATAATGGAGAGAGGCCACATGAGTTACTATTCCTACTTAAGGAATAAATCATATTATTGTGGATAGAAGAACTATCTGGATTTTAGTTGGAAAAGTCAATCACAAGGACACTTCAGCATTTTGTGTCCCATCCATCAAAAGCCATCATCTCTTTATTCATATCAGGAATCATCCTCCAATTTTTCATATCAAGAGCAATCATCTCCTTATTTTTGCCAAGGACCATAATCTCTATTCATATTAAGAACTACTACCTCTCTATTCATATCAAGGACCATCATctttttattcatatcaagaaccatcatctcccgattcatatcaagaaccatccgCTCTTGAGCTTGCAATGAAAGAATTAAGGAATACTGCTCAAAGTTATATACATGATATAAAAATGAAtgtaaaaaatatagagaaacatGTGGAGTTGATTACAAAGTACCTAACAAAGAAATAAGCAAATTCCTTCTCAAGAGATGCATTGTAAGAACCTACGGAAGAAATAGAGGAAATCAAccaaaggagttcatactccagtAAATTAGAGAATTCTCCACCCTCACAcatgaaagaagaggaagatgcaaaaataaaggaggaagatgcacaaacaaaggaggaagcCGTGCACACTTTATGAGCATCTTAAGCACTTTTCGTTCGTATTTCTTGTAGAAAAGTTATGACTTTTGCTTGGTAATTATATGA
This region of Arachis hypogaea cultivar Tifrunner chromosome 8, arahy.Tifrunner.gnm2.J5K5, whole genome shotgun sequence genomic DNA includes:
- the LOC112707529 gene encoding MLP-like protein 43 encodes the protein MALTGKLSVETVIRSPAAKFFNLMARQLHHVQNVCDRIHAAKLHVGNDWHSVGGSVKHWTYIIDGKVVTCNETIDIIDEQKYLVIYNLFDGDISKNYKVFKLGFQVSDNSNNSGASITWSVEYEKINNDVEAPYSYMEYLDKCTKEMDAYLLKA